The bacterium genome segment GATGAACTCTTCGTACCCTTCCACGGAGTTCATCTCCTTGTAGGTCTTAAACTGGAGCGCATCCATCCTTGTCTGGGCTTCCTGGGCAAAGGAGCTTTCGGGATACTGGGCAAGAAATTCCGCATACCCTGAGGCCGTGTCCTGTTCCTTGTAGGGCTCGTATTGAAGGTCCCCCAGTTTTTTGGAAGCCTCCTCCGCGAAAGGGTTGTCAGGATAAAGTGCAAGAAATTCCGTATAACCATCGATGGTGTTTTGCTCCTTGAAAGGCTCATACTGGAGCTCTTCCATTCTTAACTGTGCTTCCTCCACGTTGGGGTTTTCAGGGTAGGTCACCAGAAATTCAGCATAGCCCTCGGGGGTATCCTGCTCTTTGAAAGGCTGATACTGGAGCTGGATCAGAAGCACCTCAGCCTCCGCGACATACGTACTTCCAGGGAATTCTTTCAGAAAGTCCTCCATGGCGGCAGCCGTACCCAAAGCCTTGTACTCATTAAATACAGCCTCCCCAAGAAGCCCCTGAGCCTCTTCAAGATAGGGGTTTTCAGGATATTTGGCGATAAACTCCTCATAAGCCCGGGCCGTACCCTCCTCCTTATAAGGTGTGAACTGAAGATCGTACATCCTGGCGGCAGCTTCCCGGGCAAAAGGGCTCTCGGGATGTTTATCCAGGAACTGGCCGTAGGCTTCGGCCGTGTCCTGTTCCTTGGAAGGTTGATATTCCAGCAGCGACGTCATCTCGTTCATTAATGTTTCTACTTTATCGAGCTCTGCTTTGAGTTTCTTGCGGTCAGCCAGAAGCGCATCATTTTTCTTTTTGATTTCATCCATCTGCTCCTGCTTGGAGACTTTTGAAAGAGCAGAAACCTGCGTCCTCAGATCCGACTTGTTCTTTTTCAATTGATCGTTGAGGTCCGTACTGGCCTTTTGCAGAAGGCTGTAGGCCCCGTTAACGTCACCTGCATCCTGAAGCTGTTTGGCCTCAGCCACTGGATCAGCCGTTACGGTTCCTGGCATACCGAGACCTGCTAACATCATGAACATCAGAGCGCAGACCGAGATCCTTTTACCGAACATGTTAAATTCCTCCGTGTGATATTGCTGTCTACCGGTAAGATGACCTCCTTGAGGACCCTCTAGCCTCACACCTTACCGGACTGATCGTCTTTTTAAAGTGGCTTGTCTTCCACAGGCCGCACTAAATCCAGCTTCCAGAGGTTGACAAGTTTTCCGCTTCCGAGCAGGGTCCCGGTGGCCGCATAACGATTTTCACCCATCCTGTGCAGGACCTCGCACCCGGTCAAACTTCCATCACCGGAAGTATATGTACTGATAAGCCTGTCATCAAAAAACACAACCTTCCCCTTCAGATCGCCCACCGTCTCGTTGGCCTGAAAGAAATCCAGCTGCAACTCATCCTCGGATGGTATCATTTCGTAGGAGGTCTGGAAGGTCAAGGGGTTTGATCGTGATACTATCGACATTTCCCCGATGTTCAATATCTTTCCGTCCTCATGGCTGACCTGGATCCTTCCCTGGATCGGCACACGAGCAAGAGGCTCTCCTGACATCCCGTGACCCGCTACGATCCAGAAGCCGGGCTCGGTAAGGAAAGGATGTTCTCCCTTAAACAGCTTTTTCAAATTAGTCATTATCTCAGGGGCTCGTGTCGCCGTTTATATCGTCCATGGCGGCCATACGATCGTCAATCCCTCCCACCACGACGAGGACAACAATACAAACAACCGCTCCAAAGCCGAGAAGCAAGGATTCAGTCACAGGGATTTTTTTCTGAATCTCCCCTCCATAGTAGATGATAACACCGTAAACCGATATGCCGATAAAAACCGATGCGGCCAGGTGCTGTACGAACTGCAAAAGCCTTCTTTTCATGATTAGCGCTACCGTTACCCTTCCTCGTCCAGGACCGTTACCTCACTTGTTGACAGGGAGTATATGGCCCCCTTGACCAGAAGTTCACCCTTCCGAACAGCGGCGTCAATAACAGGAGAAAGTTCGAGGATCCTGGCCATCGTGTATCGGACAGTGGCAGACACCGCTTCGTGCATAACTTCGGCGACATCTTCTCCCTTCCTAAGGGATGGCTTGACCACAGGCTCGAGCTCCCTGATAATTCCACCAAGCGCTCCCCCCAATTCATCCCCCTTACCTTCCAGGGCAGCCTGAACAGCACCACAATTCTCATGGCCCAGAACAAGGAGAAGGGGAACCTTTAAGTTCAAAACCGCGTATTCCAGGCTGCCTATTACCGATGACCCTGGCACCTTGCCGGCGACCCTTACAACGAATATCTCACCGATCTTCTTATCAAGCACATGTTCTGGTGGAACTCGGGAGTCCGAACAGCTTAGAACAGCTGCGATGGGGCTCTGGAAGTGGAGCATGGCCCCCAGGTCTACATCCACGGGATTGCAGACACCGGTCCTTTCCCCCTGCACAAAACGCTTGTTTCCGCTCAGAATTTTTTCCAGTACTTCTGAACCTTTCATAAGCGCCCTCTCCGGATCATTTCCCCTCTATACTGATAACCTCGCAAAATTTCCCTTGGAGATCTCTTAAGAGCTGGCACAACCCTGGCTTGGCTCCCCAGCCCCGCGAACTGAATCGGTCCCGCGTCGATAGCGTGGCCCCCACCCCAGTTCCGCCGACAGCGCAACTGGTTGATGGACCTTTTGCGTGTCCATTAAAATTCAATCCCGCATTAGAACAGCAAGAACGATTCCTAGTCAAGGGCTGCATCTACTATTGAGAACCTCGCAATGAAATTTCTTCGACCTGTTTTTCGAAGCACGGCTCAATATAGTGGGTCTGCTTGACCATCTAATTACACCTAAAAACATTCACCTAAATAATTTGACTTCATCACAAGGTTAGCATGTTAATTTAACTTAATTTTCTAAAACAATCCCCGCTCCAGAGGTGAAAATGGAAGCGCCTATATCCTTTATTGCCATACTGGCTCCCACACTTTCCCTTGTGGTTTCCATCTCCGCTGACACTGCGCAATACAATATTGATATGACTATTCGCCAGATCGCTCACGATATCGGCCTGAAAGGCAGAGAGCTGGCTGAATTGCTGGACCTGGAAGGCAGTGTGGGATAAATAGTGACTTGCGATTGATGGGCTATTAATTAAGGATTCAGAATTGAGGATTCAGAATCAAGGGCACTGTTGTTGGAGGACAGAGATCCATTGTATATAATCCTCAATGCTCAATTCGGAATGCGGAATTCTCATTATTGTTCCAGCTCCCACAACCCCTTCGTGGTTCCGATCCAAACCTTTCGACTGTCCAGAGTTACGTACAGGGCGCTAGGCTCGCCTCTGATGTCGGTGCCCAGCCCATAGCTCTCGTGCTGAGCCGCCTGCTTTCGGGCAATGTATTCATCAATTTCCACATATCGGCGAATATCGGTCATAGGATCCATATTAATCTCTTTTGATGGGTCTCTATTAGATTTGCTGAGGCTCTGTTTAACCCCTTCCCCGGATCGCTGGGCCACCCAGAGATCGGACCCTCTTTTTTCCAAACCCGATATCATTGCTTTATTGTATCCTACCATTTTCCATCGGTACTCAAAATCGCGGGTATCCCTGGATCCGAACAAGGTTCCGGACCATCCTGTGTAACCCTGGAAGGTGGGCCATGGTTTGCCCTCAACACGGCCCTGGAGCCCCCCCCACAACAGCCCGACATCTGTTCCGGCCCAAATAACATCCCCAACTGCCACGATGTGTTGAAACTTCAGATCCTCCCCGAGTTTGAAAGCGGCCACGGCATTTTCTCTCACGACGGCCAGGCCGGAATTCCGGTTCCCAAAAACGATCCGGTCCGAACCTACGGATATAGCCGATACGGGCGGGCGAAATCGATCTGAATCCCCTCCCTTTCTTCCGAGTTTGAACCCCGGGCCAACGTAGACCTTACCCGCACCTGATCCGGATTTCCCGGTCATGGCAACCAACCAATCCCCATCAGGGCTGTAGACGACCCATTTGCCTTCCCTGTAGGCCGCGACACCCTTCCTGGTGCCAATCCACAGGGTCGAACCGGGAAGCCCATCCTCGCTGCCATCAACGGCGAGGCTCAGCACCCCATCATCGGGAAGTCCCCCATAGCGGCTAATCTTAACCTCCCACGTTCCATCGGAAAATATATGAAGACCCTCACCATCAGACCCAAGATATATCACCCCTTTATCAACAGCCAGACAGGTGACCTGACTCCATTTACGTATCCCGGGCACTTCCTGGCCCACCCAGGGCCCATCGCCATTTTTCACAAACAGGCCGTCGTTATTCACCGCAACAACCACATCACCTTCACCCGCAAGAGCCAGGATAGGACCGTCAAGAACCCTCCCCTTGCTGACAGTGTCGTAGGTAGGGGGCAGGGGTGTCGCGCAACCAGCCAGAAAAGCCACAGACAAGGTTAGCATTACAGCGTGGCCGAAAACCGATCTCAACATTGGAATCTCCAGTCAGTGCGTTTGAGTCTTGCCTTGGAAAAATAGGGTCACGAAAACAAAGCTACCATCAATCCTGATGCAAATCCAGCAGGTGTAAACATCTCAAATCGATTATTCTGGAATTGTACCTTTACAGAGGTGCTGGCTGAAAGGATAATAAAGGTTGTCCTGCCTTTTATTAAACTTGATGATCCAGAGGAGAAGAGCCGGGTGACTTTCCACAGATCAGGCGGCACTAACGACTACAAGAATGGTCGGGACAGCCTCAGCTCTCCCGACCACCGTCTGGGGGCCCTGGCGAGCATTGCGGCCCGCATAGGGGTTTACCAGGACACCCGCCGCCTGGCACGGGAGGCGATGCAGGCAATAGCAGACATTCTGCCCATCAAGGCGGCTTTCTTTCTTCTGTCAGACAGCAACACCAATTCTCTTGTTTTTCATGAAGGATACAACCTTCCTGTGGAGGAGACCCAGCGCCTTCATACCCTTATCAGCTGGGACGATTGCATTGAGGGAGAGGTGGTTCGTGGGGAAAAATCCATCCTCATAGAGGATGTGTCAACCGAGACGCGGGCCATCCACTACCAGGAGGGGTCCATGTCCCTGGGACTTGTCCCCCTTCTGATCCAGGAACGCGCCATCGGCGTTCTGTCGGTCACCACCGCTGCACCTCACAAGCTGGATCAGTCCGACATGGAGTTTCTTCTCACTCTCGGGTCACAGCTCGGGATATACCTCGAAAATGCCCGACTTCTGGAGGAACTTAAGGAGAGCAACAAACAACTCCTCCTGCAGAACCAGGATCTCGAAGAACTTCTCTCAGTCATATCCCACGACCTTCGCAGCCCTCTTGCCACCATCGGGGGATACGCCTCACTGATGATCAAAAAAGGAGAGGAGCTGAAATCTGAAGAGCGCATTGCGTTTGCTGAAACGATCTTCCGGAAGACAAAGGAGACATCCAGGAGGTTCGACGACCTCCTTGCAGTATTTAAAACTGCTATCAGTCAGAAGGATGAGGCCCCTGAGGAATTGGACAGCAGGGTCGCTATCGAAGAGGCGCTCGAGGAGGCCGGTCAGGACCAGAATACCCAGCGGTTCACTATCGAGATCCCTGACCATCTGCCGCGGCTTTTGGGGTATTACACCCATCTCCTGCACCTGTTTACCAACATCTTCTCCAACTCCTTCAAATTCATAGGTGCTCAGGAAGAGCCCCGGATCACAGTGGATTATGAAAAAGTGACAGCAGCGGATGAAATAAACCATCGGTTCCTGGTCACAGATAACGGGATGGGCATTTCGGCTGATTATATCGCCAACATATTCAGACCCTTTACACGGGTCCCTGGCGTGGAAGATATTTCCGGTACCGGGGTCGGGCTGGCTTCGGTGCAGAGGATCGTCCGCAGTCACAAAGGGACCGTGGATATTGTGAGTACGGAAGGAGAAGGTACGACTATAACCTTTGCACTGCCGTGGAAAGAAGTGGAAAAAACCGTGGAGAGTGAAGCGTAGAGCGTAAAGCGAAATAACGCTGAATATTCCCCCTACGCACCACGCTCCACGTTACAGGCCCCTTCCATTGACACCCACCCATACCATTGTTACTCTTTTAATGCAGGAATGAAGATCGCATTAACAGAACTGGAGGTAAGGTATGCCCGAGAAGAAAAAGGCAGAGAAAAAAATGGTTACAGAGGATGTGGAGAATTTTTTCCGTGACATATGGGGCAAGGTGGTGGAATACGCCTCTCTTGGAGCCGAAGAGGCCACCAAGGTCTCTGCCACAGCCAAGACCAGGGTGGATATCGAAACCCTCAAGTTCAAGAGAGGAAAGCTTCTCAAGATGCTGGGCGAACGCTACTGGGACCTGATCGAGAAGGACTCGTCCCTCACTGTGGCAGGCACCGGAGAGCTCCTCCGCCAGATAAAGGGAATCGACAAAGAGGTCAAAGACCTGGAAAAAGAGATGACCAGGAAGACGGAAAAGGCTGAAAAAAAGGCCTCCGCGAAGAAGGCCGCTCCCAAAAAGTCTTCAAAAAAGCCTGCAGCCGCAAAAAAGGCAGCATCTAAGAAAGCTCCTGCTGCAAAAAAACCGGCAGCCAAAAAACCGGCTGCTGCCGAATCTACACCTGAGGAAACCAAGGGAGACGTGTGAGTGTCAGCTAAGAGTGCCAGGGTGCGATTCCACCGGGCTGGTTTTATCTGACAGGTTTTTTTGCCGGGTTGACACCAAAAGCCGGTGGGGGTATATAGAACGTTCGTTTTCTTCATGGGGCTGTAGCTCAGCTGGGAGAGCGCTTGACTGGCAGTCAAGAGGTCCGCGGTTCGATCCCGCGTAGCTCCACCACTCGATGCATAAAAAGAACCCGCTTCAAATGAAGCGGGTTCTTTTTATTTGCTCGTGGCAGGCCGAGTTTGAAAGGCGAAGGGCACCAGTCACGCCCTTGGCGAAATCGAGTTGTCCCGCCTGTTATTGGCTTATAGGAGCGCCTGCCCTGAGCAGAGTCGAGGGGTCCAGGGGCACTCGATCAACCATTTCTCGCCCTTTTGGCACTCCTCTCGCTGTTCATTCAGCATGTCACTTTCACAGACCTTTTACGTATACATCCTGCGCTGTTTTGACCGTTCACTCTATGTCGGTCACACCATCAATTTGAAGAACCGTCTTTACTGGCACCGCTGCGGGTTCACATCCCGATACACGGCGGTACGTTTATCTGTGCGGTTGGTCTATACAGGCCCCTTGAGGCCCCTTGGGGGCCCCTTGGGGTCAGGATAGGAATTTAACAATACCTATCCGTATTATATGGAAATTGACGATTTCCTGCCCTGACCCCAAAATTCCCTGAGCCCAAAATTTCCCAAGCACATAAAGTGGCCATAAAAGCGGACATGTGCAGTGCTTATTAAACATTGTGAATCAGTGTAAATTTATGTTATTAAAGTATTTATTATGGATTCAAAACCGGACAGCAAACCGGCCAAAAAACCGGACAAAACCAACGAAATCGCGGACCGGGGTGAAACTGTAGGCCTGATGGAGCCGCTTGTCATTAGCGAGGACTCCAGACACAGAACAGATCTCACGGATCTGGCGGTTGAGCTCGCATCCAAATCGACCGGATTTCGGCGCAGTTTACCCAAAGGTGTGTATTCGGCGTTGGCAAAGCTGGTCCGCTCAATGAACTGTTATTACAGCAATCTGATCGAAGGCCATGTTACACACCCGGTGGAAATAGAACGCGCAATGAAGGAAGACTACAGTTCAGAGCTTGTAAAACGCAATCTACAGCTTGAAGCAAAGGCTCATATCGCTGTACAAAAATGGATCGATGAAGGCGGTCTTAAAGCTCGCTCATCAAGCAAGGAAGGAATTTGCGAGACCCATCGCCGTTTCTGTGAAGATCTGCCTGAAGAACTCCTCTGGGTCGAAGACCCTGAAAAGAAGGAACGCGTCAAAATCACTCCGGGAGAACTGCGCCACCGAGACGTGAACGTTGGCGGACATATTGCTGTGAGCCCAGGTGCCGTTCCGCGATTTCTGAATCGCTTTGAAAACGCTTACAAAAACCTCGGAAAGACTGACAGCATTTTAGCCGTCCCGGCTGCCCACCACAGGCTTTTGTGGATCCACCCATTTATGGATGGCAACGGGCGCGTTGCACGTCTCATGTCATATGCGAGATTGCTGGAAACGCTGGACACGGGCGGCGTGTGGTCCATCGCGAGAGGATTAGCGCGCAACGTCACCGAGTATAAGAGTATGTTGATCGCCTGCGATTCTGAACGTCGAAACGATCTCGATGGTCGAGGTTACCTTAGCGAGGAAGCTCTGGCAAAGTTTTCACAATTCTTTCTGAAAACGTGCATTGATCAGGTAGCGTTCATGGAAGGGTTGGTGCAGCCGCAAAAATTGCGGGATCGCATATTAATCTGGACAGAGGAAGAAATCAGGATCGATGCGCTGCATCCTAAATCAGGGAAGGTTCTTGAAGCCATTCTATATCGCGGGGAGCTGCCACGAGGCGAAGTTGCAACGCTGCTCGGTGTCAGTGACCGGCAGGCCCGCAGGGTAACTTCTACTCTCCTTGACCGGGAGATCATCGTATCTGGCAGCTCCCGTGCTCCATTGCAGCTGGCCTTCCCTGCCAGACTCGCATCACGTTGGATGCCAGGGTTGTTCCCGGAGCAAACGGAATAATAGAAACAGCCGAACAACTATGGGAAGATCCTTGGGGTCAGGGGTTGAGTTTTGGGTGTCTGGGGTCGGAACTCATTTTCTCAATTTTATCATCGTTGCGTGCTATAAATCTGAGAATGTGCCTGTCCTCTATAGCTTTACGCAAAGGCGGGAGGTACAACCCCAAGGGTGCCATTTTAAAACAGAGAAAAAAGGAAATAGAGCCAGGGCAGGATCAGCAGATCGATAAAACAGGAGAGCCTTATGCGTAACAGAGTTTCCAGCACACTACTACACTTTGACTTGATTTCATTACTGTTGACCTGTAGCATTTCGAGGTGTGCTGGAAAAGCAATGTAAATGAGGAAGGGGAGATCATGCCAGGCAAAAGGATAGCGGCCTTTGTTCTAATGACCTCCCTGTTCATTTTACCTTCCACATCCTCAGCCAAATACACCTACCAGGGCAGTGCTTCTCAGCCCCTTGCCACGATCGATCCTGTTGTCCCTGGGCAAGTCTTCAAAGTCTGGAAACCGGAGGCAATAGAAAAGGGGCGCTGGTCTGCAGGTACCTCAGCCGACTTTCTCCGCAACACTGACAACGGCGATGATGTGGACGTGATCCTCTCCGTGACCGGCGCCTACGGCCTTGGCGACCGGCTGACAGTTGGCGGTACATTTCCCTACATCATTCGTGACCCTGAATTCAACGAGTCTGACCTTCTGGATCTGAAGGCTTTCGCCAGGTACAGGTTTACCGGGAAGAGCTCAAAAACAGGGGTGGGTGCCGAGCTTCTTGCAAGTTTCCCCACAGCAGCCCAGGGGGGCTCTTTCCCGTTGACTCTCGACACGACCCTGCTGAAACTTTCCTTTGCGGTATCGGGCGCCTACCCGGATTGGGACTACGGCCTTAACCTGGGCTATCAGTCCTATCTTGAATCGGAATCCGGTGATGACAGCGACCTGTTTTACGGAGCCTACGCGGGGTGGGAGATATCTTCTGTTATCACAGGTATTCTGGAGTATTCTGCTTCCACGCACACCCATTCCGAAGGCTCTCTGGAAGAAAAAAATACGGATGCAACCGCCCTTGTTGGTGTCAAATACCGGACCAGTGACAGCCTCACTTTGGGGCTCGGCATCGGGAGCGGCCTGGCCGATTCTTTCGCTGACCTCAGGACACAGGTTACTCTGGTGTGGCTCCCAGGCCGGAAAAAAGCCGCCCGGGAAACCACCGTACAAAAGACTACACCAGCTGAAGAGACTCCAGAGAAGGTCTCCATACCGGTACCCCCACGGGTCCTCGGTGGAGATCTCATCGCGGTTGTAAAACCGGGCAAGGGAGATGTCCTGGTGCAGATATCAAACCGCAGCGGTGTCAAAGGGCTTGGAGAAAAGGTAGCCAGGCATCTTGAAAAGGCCGGCTATGTGATACCGGTGGTGGAGGAAGGTACCGGGGATAGCTGGACGGGGTCTTACATCTATTACAGCAAGGGAAACCTCACACCGGCCACAGAGATCAAACTGCTTTTCGCCCGGCCTGGCACCCTGACCCGGACACAATATAAATTGAAAGGGGTGGGTGTACTGCTTGTTCTGGGTGAGGATCTTGCAGGATGGAGTCCGTAGAATAAGTCTTAACCCAGGATCTCAGTTTTAACCCTGCGAAACCCTGTGGAGCAGCCTGGAAATGGCTGCGCTGTGGTAAATTAACTCTAGTCGTTTTTATTTGAACAAGTTGTTTAGCCTGAACTAATATTTCCTCTGCGATTAAAACCCTTGTAAAAATCCACTACTCTCCATCGCCTCAAATACCGCATCAGCAATAAGTCTGTGCCCTTCTTCATTGGGGTGCAGATCGCCTGAAATGATCAGATCGCTCTCAGACCGACCTCCCCTTATCTCCTCAACCCATCGACCGTGAACATCAGCGTATACACACCCCACCTCCTCAGCCACTACCTTCATGGCTTCCCAGTAGGGCAGGACCTGCTTCTCCGCCCAATCTTCGGGGATCGCCTCGCAGGAGAGCATGAGAAGCCTGTGGCAACCGGCGCCCAATAAACGGGATGCCATATTACGAAGGTTGTCTGAGAACTGAACCGGAGATATTCCTGAGAAGGCGTCGTTGACCCCGAAATTAATTGTCACCAGATCGGGCTGGTGCTCGATGACATCCCGTCCCAGGCGGTACAGGCCCCCTTGGCTTGTATCGCCGCTCATGCCGGCATTGATGGTCAACAGGTTCAGATCAGGTCGGATTATTGATATTTGCTCGGTGAGAAAGGAAACAAAGCCCCTGGGAACACCATATCCGTCGGTGATGGAATCCCCAAAAGCTACATAGACCTTGCGTGACATTTATCCGGTCCAGCTGGCCGCTGCGCAAGTGCTACCGAAAACCATTATATAAAGAGCCTCTTTACCTCTTTCGTATCGCTTTCCACAAGGCAGAAGGATGGATCTTCCTTTAGCCCCATGATATCTCCGGGGTTAAGCAGCAGGGTTTCCCCCACCATCTTCTCGGAATATTCGTGAGTGTGGCCGTAAAACACAAAGTCAAAATCTCCGGCCATGGCGTGGGCGCGGGCGTTCTCCGGATAATGGGTCATGGCCACACGGAACTCATCGAAATCCACAATGATGAAACCACCGTACTCCTTAACCTGGGGGCACTCCTGGGGAATAGTACGAGAAACAGCGAGAGGATCACCGTCGTTGTTGCCTTTGACAAGATAGATCCGGCCGGGAAAATCGTACAGAATTTCCAGCATGAAGGACGAGATCAGGTCGCCGGTGTGAAAGAGGGTTTTTGCTCCCTTATCCACCGACAGCTTCACAGCATCTTTGAACGCGTCACGGTTATCGTGACTGTCACCCATAACAGCCAAAAGCATTTTCCCCTCCTTATCTTGTCTGCACTGTCAACTGCGGTTAAAATATGACATAATTGACATCAGAAAACAACTTCTTTTATGAAAGCGATTACAAAGGTGTATTCCGACGAATTTCAGACTTTCCTCAGGGCGGTTCTTCCAGGAATGGGGTATCGGTGGAGGCGTTTTGACAGACGCAACTTTCGACGCCGCGTACGGTTACGCATGGAGTTCCTCCGAATCCGCGAACTGGATAAATACGCCCAGTTTGTCATCAGGGACGAAGCCGAACAAACCATATTGGACTCTTTCCTCAGGCTCACCATCACCCGCTTCTTCCGGAATTCCTGGCTCTGGGAGGAGCTGGGGAAATTGATCCCGAAGGCCGCGGACAGTCTGGAGGAGAACAAGGCCCTGAGGGTCTGGTCCGCCGGGTGCGCGGGAGGGGAGGAACCCTTCTCCATGGCCATGCTCCTGAACGACCTCAGCAGATCTGGGCACCTGGATCATCCGTATTCAATCCTCGGGACAGATACAGACACAGGTTCCCTGAAACGTGCCCGAAATTCGACATACAAGTGGGGATCAATCCGGGAGGTGCCCCGGCACCTCCTGGATTGCTGGTTCCAGGAAAAGGATGGGCTTTGGACCCTGGATGAAGAGGTTCGTAATCTGGTGGAGATCTGTCAGCACGACCTTGTCACCATGGACCCGCCGGGACGATTTCATTTAATACTCCTGAGGAATTCCCTCCTCACCTACAACACCGATGAGGTTCAGCGTAAGGTCCTGGGCCGGATCCATGAGTGCCTGCTGGCGCCAGGGTACCTGATCATTGGAAGGACGGAGACAATGCCGGAGGGAGAGGGTTTTGAGAAAGTGAGTAAATGTATATACCGGAAAGATGGAGGATGAAGGAGGGAGGGTGAAGAAAAACGCAACGGTGTAACATGTGTTCGGTATTGTTCTATTCCTCCTTCTTCCTTCCTCCTTCCTCCTTCTGTTTCTTAAAACGGCCCGTTTTAAGAAACGATATCGTCTGCTCTACAGTCTCGTTATCAAAAAGTATGAGCGTGTGGGTGTTGTGCACCAGGGTGAAATCGGCAGCTCCGGGCAGTTTCGTCTCCTCCACCCGAACGGTCCCGTCATCGTCCCCTTCGAGAAGGGGGTTGTAGCCGCCCTCCGCCCCCCGCCCGCCCGCGATGATCCCGAACTCGCATTTCGGGACAGGCAGGCTCTCAAAAAAAACTTTATTTTCAGTGGGCAGCTCCTGGCCGGCTGGCCCGAAGATCCATCTGTAGATACCCAGATGCTCCAGGCGCTCTGCCATGAATGAGCCCTTGTTCGGTGGAGCGATCATAACGACCCTGCCCAACCCGGGGAGGTCCTTCCCAAGCACCATCCGGATGACCAGGTTTCCCATGCTGTGGCCCACGAAATTGATGCGATGGCCCTCACCCAAAGCGTCCACCTTTTCGCGGATGCCTGCTGCCGCGGCCTCAATGGACACCTCTGTGCTCGGGTAACCGAGGTTGTAGACCTGGTAGCCCGCCTTTTCGAGGCTGTTCTCGAGGTATTTCATGGACAAGGGGATATTGGCGATACCGTGGAGGAGAACCGCCACTTCTTCGGCCATGACAGGCTTCGACAATCCAGTAAGAAAAAGGGGGATCAAAAATACTATTAACCTGACTCTAAGCAGGAAAGTGGATACTCTTCTGGCCGAAGAAGTCAAGTGTAGAGTGCAGGGTGCAGAGTGTAGAGTATAACGCTTTCTATTTTGCACTTGTTACTTTCTACTTTTTCTTCAGCCCCAGATATTCTGCGACATCTTCCACGCTTCCATCCATGGAAACGGGCACATTCTTAAGGGAATCACTGGTTTTGATCTCATATTCCGAGGGGAAGGAGTCCTCGAAGTACATCCTCTGGAATTCGGCGAATTTTAACTGGTGGGAAGTGGAATCCACAACCAGAGTGTTCTCAGGGCCAACGATACCCAGGCCGATGGCTTTCTTCAGACCCGCGATGGACTCTCCGCCCTGGGTGCACACAACATGACCGTGGCGGTTGGCTGTGAGCATCCCCTCCATGATCTCCTGCTCGGTGACCCTGACCATGAAAAACCGGCTCTTGAATCTCTCCTCTACAAGCTTGCGGACCTTGGGAAAAGATACGGGGTCCCCGATCATGGCAGCCTGGGCTACGCTGGGGATA includes the following:
- a CDS encoding YfcE family phosphodiesterase; translation: MLLAVMGDSHDNRDAFKDAVKLSVDKGAKTLFHTGDLISSFMLEILYDFPGRIYLVKGNNDGDPLAVSRTIPQECPQVKEYGGFIIVDFDEFRVAMTHYPENARAHAMAGDFDFVFYGHTHEYSEKMVGETLLLNPGDIMGLKEDPSFCLVESDTKEVKRLFI
- a CDS encoding alpha/beta hydrolase; the protein is MAEEVAVLLHGIANIPLSMKYLENSLEKAGYQVYNLGYPSTEVSIEAAAAGIREKVDALGEGHRINFVGHSMGNLVIRMVLGKDLPGLGRVVMIAPPNKGSFMAERLEHLGIYRWIFGPAGQELPTENKVFFESLPVPKCEFGIIAGGRGAEGGYNPLLEGDDDGTVRVEETKLPGAADFTLVHNTHTLILFDNETVEQTISFLKTGRFKKQKEEGGRKKEE
- a CDS encoding SGNH/GDSL hydrolase family protein; translation: MSRKVYVAFGDSITDGYGVPRGFVSFLTEQISIIRPDLNLLTINAGMSGDTSQGGLYRLGRDVIEHQPDLVTINFGVNDAFSGISPVQFSDNLRNMASRLLGAGCHRLLMLSCEAIPEDWAEKQVLPYWEAMKVVAEEVGCVYADVHGRWVEEIRGGRSESDLIISGDLHPNEEGHRLIADAVFEAMESSGFLQGF